Genomic DNA from Mauremys mutica isolate MM-2020 ecotype Southern chromosome 13, ASM2049712v1, whole genome shotgun sequence:
ATTTAAGGTCACGTAGGAATACGCAGCATTACTGATTTGTAAACGGCGTCTCTGTGGCTATTTGTTACTCGCCGCACACACACTGAgcaggtccccctcccccccaagcagggggtggcagggacacacacacacagagagtgcAGGTCTGATCCCctgcagcaggacacacacacacatcacacagCAGGGCTCATTTCCTccagcaggtggcagcagcaggggctAGTGGGGCTGAGGGCTGAGACCAGCGGAACCAACGAGAAGGCTACGGCAGGCGTGAAGGATTCACAGCTTCCCTGGGCCAGCCCTGGTAACAGGCTACACAGAAACTGTCCTTTAATTAAGCAAAATAAGACAGAGGGTGAATTTGCCCGCTGAGGGGCTGGgttggagccagcgccccctagcgggGACAGGCCatgtgtcccattccccacccgcTAAGCCAGCTGGTCGTCCCCCCGCCCAGTCGGGGCTGGCTCTGAGCCGGCCTGGCGCCCCCTAGTGGGGCTGACTCGCATACTTACTACGCTGGTTCTAAGCAGGTGCCCGAGCTTAAAATAGCTGCTCCTAGTCGCCTCACTGTGGACCGACGGCTTGTAGTGCCCTAGCTGGCCACTGGGAGCAGCCAACCCTGCAGCTCAGATGGGAGACAGGAAAGCTccctggtgaaatcccagattCCCTTTGTGTCTGGCTGTGACAATAGAGTTGGggaaggatggtcctgtggttCAGGCCCCTGGACTGGGTCCCTAGACGCCCACATGctgttccttgctctgccacagactcccagtATCACCTTTGACAAGTCGCTGCACCTCccacatgcctcagtttccccgtttGCAAACTAGGGGTAATAATCCTGTCTTTGCCCATTTGGACTGCAAGTGCCTAGCCGCAGGGGCTGTCTCACCGTgggtttgtgcagcgcctggcacaacgggggcccTGCTCTCGGGTGGGGTCAGTGCAGCCTCAAGCACTTCCTGAAGACACGGACTCGCCCAGCCTCAGCCGCTCAACGTTCCCGCCATCCCTCCCCCTGTTTCTCACCGTCTCTTCCCCCACCACCTGCCTCTGTCCCTCAACCGCTCTCTACCCCTCCCACTTTCACTCCCCCGCCCGCTGAGCACACAGGCCACTTCCTCTCCACAGACCAATGGCAGCGCCTGCACTCATCCCCATTCAGGCTTGAGTCCCTTTTCCACATTTACACAAAGTCTAATTATTCTCCTCGTGTAGCCGGGCCAGTCCCTGGTGGTGTCACGGTGGAGATATTGGAGCCTGGGTTTGTCCCCACAAAGTCACAGCCAGTGAGGAAGGGAAAATGGGTGTTGCGGGCAGGTTGTTCAGACCAGGACAACCTCCAAATAAGAAGCACGCGAGCACTGTCCCAGCAAATTCTTGATAGTTTCACCATCACTCCATGAAGGAGTCAGCTGGGGCCTTGCACCATCATCTTCTGGGCCTCCCAGGAAGATTTTTCCTATTCTTGTCCACACGGACACAGGGCAAACCCAGGGTGTTGATGGATGCGGTGAGATTTTTGGGAGTTCCCATCCCACATGGCCCCAGGGCAAACCCAGGGTGTTGGTGGATGAGGTGGGATTGTTGCAGCTCCTGTCCCACGTGCCCTAGTGCTAGTCCAGGGTGTTGGTGGATGCGGTGGGATTGTCGGAGTGCCTGTCCCACATGGCCGAGGGCTACTCCAGCGGGTTGGTGGAAAGGGTGATgctctctgggttcccatcctGCACCATCTCCAACTTGGCCTCCTCGCGTCGCTGGGTGGTCCGCCCCGTCCCCTGCCGCGTGCTGGACATTTCTGAGGCCGTCCCCTCAAAGAGCTTGGCCATGAAGCCTATGCCAGCCGACTTGATCAAGGCACCACCGCTGAAGGCATAGAGGATGGGGTTGACGCTGCTGCTGAAGAAAGCCAGGGCCGTCAGGGTGGGCCGGGCCATCTTCCCGGCCATGATGAGTCTCTTGGAGTGGCTCAGTGCCCCAGCCACGTCTAGGATGTTCACCATGTGGTAGGGCAGCCAGAAGAGGGCGAAGGCGGCCACGATCAGCACAATGAGCCGGTTGGTGCGGCGCTTTCTCCGGAAGCGGGTGTCCTGCAGCCTGCGCCCGATGACGCAGTAGCTCCAAATGATGGCAGTAAAGGGCAGCACAAAGCCGGTCAAGGTCTCAAAAAGGTTGTGGAAAACAAGGTGGCCAATGGTGGGATGGGACAGGTCGCAGAGAAGGTGCCTGCCCTTAAGCACCAGCTTGCGGTAGAAAATGACCGGCACGGCAAGGAGGAAAGAGACCATCCAGATGGCCAAGACCAAGGACCTGACCACCATGGCAGTCCGGATCTTCTGGGAGATGAAGGGCTTAGTGACAGCTAAGCAGCGGTCCAGGCTCATGAGGGTGATGAGGGAGATGCTGGCGTACATGCTGACACCGCAGACGTAGTGGCACAGCTGGCAGACCACGGAGCCGAACTCCCACTGCCCGACGCTCAGGAGCCgaaggaagaaaggggaagtgagCAGCACGGCGCAGTCGGCCAGGGCCAGGTGGAGGATGAGGAGGCAGGTGATCGTGCGCTTCTGGACACGCCAGAGAGCGCTCCACACCACGAAGACGTTGCCTGGGAAGCCCAGGATGAAGGCCAAGGAGAGCACGGTCAGCCCCAGCTTGGCGCCAGGCAACGGGGGCAGCGTGCCCGACTGGGCGGTGGCGTTGAAGGTGGCGTTGGTCATTGGGGCGAGAGCAGGGTCTGGAGGACAGGAGGGTTAGTGAGAACTACAGTAAGGACTCTATAGTGCttcttctgcctcagtttccataatCCCAAATACAGCCCTCCATCCTCTGCATCGCTCTACCCATAcgcacccccccatccctccatacacacccctccatctccctccactcctctgtctatccatccccataagCACCCCTCCATCCCACCCACATACACCGCTCTATCCCCCCACTCCTCTATCCATCGCCATTCACACCCCTCCGTTCACCTATACACCCCTTCGTCCCCCCGCTCTTCTGGCTATCCATCCCCATATGCACCCCTCCATACCCCAATCTCCCCACGCTCCTCTGTCTAGCCATCCCCATTCACACCCCTCAATCCCCCACCTACACCCCTCCATTCCCCCCACTCCTATGTCTATTCATCGCCATATGCACCCCTGCATCCACCTATACACCCCTTCATCCCCCCCACtcctctgtctatccatcccccacctacacccctccatcccccccaattcctctgtctatccatccccataaaCACCCCTCAATTTTCCCACACTCCTCTGTCTAGCCAGCCCATACACACCCTTCATGCCTCGTGCTGCTGTATCCAGCCCCATAAGCACTCCTGCCTATCCAGCCCCATAAGCACCCCTTCCAACTGCCACATACATCACTCCATCCCAGCCATATGTATCCATCTCCATACATACCTCTGTAGCCTCCCATACACACCTTTCCTTCCCTCCACATGCCTCTTTCTATCCATCCCCCCCACATCCATCCAGCTCCCCACTTCCCTCTGTCTAGCCATCCCTACGCACATCCATCCATTCTGCCATCTACTCCATACGTATCAATTGCCACATAACCCCGTCTAGCTCCACATCCACCCGCCCCGTTGCCTATCCATCCTCATGTACATCTATCCACCTCCatccacacccctccatccaccccactCGTCTATTTATCCCCCTATACAcccctcatctatctatctatctatctatctatctatctatctatctatctatctatctatctatccccgtccaccccctctatctacctACCCACCCTGAGTTCCCTTGGCTCTGGCAGTggcggggggatggaggggtggctCTCATGGCGGGAAGAGGTGTATGGTTTCCTGTGGACAATGTGGGTTGCTGATGGGGCAACTTCCTCCCTGCGCTTGCACCGTTTGGTGCTAACTCCACCCGTCATTTCACAGCAAAAGgggggaagatgcaggaaggggggagagggagacacCTCCCAGTGAAAGAGCCGGCCAGGGCACTGGAGGGCAATGGGGCTGGCAGGAGTTTGGCAGCACCACAGGACCCAGTGACCTGGCTGCCCTCCACCCTCACTGACTTAGATGATGTGGttcccccacatacaccccccagctctgccgctgaccCGCAGCCACCTgctaacccagccctgcccccccaccccagctctgccagtgcccctcagtcccgaacCGCAGACActggctagcccagccctgcccccccgctctgccagtgcccctcactgccgacccacagcccctgctagcccagcgctgcccccacagccctgccagtgcccctcactcctgaccctcagccccctgctagcccagccctgcccccccccgctctgcccgtgcccttcactcccgacccacagccccctgctagcccagccctgccccccccgctctgccagtgcccctcactgccgacccacagccccctgctagcccagccctgcccccccagccctgccagtgcccctcactcctgaccctcagctccctgctagcccagccctgccccccccagccctgccagtgcccctcactcccgaccctcagctccctgctagcccagccctgcccaccccgctctgcctgtgcccctcactcccgacccacagccccctgatagcccagccctgccccccccagccctgccggtgcccctcactcctgacccgcagccccctgccatcccagccctgcccccccagctctggcaggtgcccctcactcctgacccgtgctggcccagccctgggctcccccccagttctggcaggtgcccctcactcctgacccgcagcccctgctggcccagccttgggcccccccagctctgccggtgcccctcactcctgacgcACAGAATCCAGTTCGCCCAGCCTGGTCATCCCCACAGCTTGGCATGAACTGATGCTTACGGTTAATCCTTAGGACCTTCTTCCTCCAGCCGCGTCAGCTGTCGGGCGTCTCCCAGAGCCACCCCAGCCGTCTGGCTGCTCCGAGGGGGCTGAGTCAGCGGGTACAAGCATCCAGCGGAAGCTTCAGCAGTGTTGGGTAACCCACAGGCAGATCCGCCCCGCTGAGACCTGGGTGGCCCGGGGGAGGTGACCTAAAATCAAGTGGGGAAAATGAGGACACTTTGTTTTCAGGGTTGGGAGGGGACGGTTGTAGAGGCCAAAGCCCCCCACTAGCAGGACGTGGGGTCACCCTAAGTGGAGGGGAGAAGGGACCAGGCTTcttgggacccaggtgtcctgctctgCTTCCCCTCCTCACTTCCCCAGAGTGGAGCCCATTGAGAGGGAGGCGAAAGGGAAGCTGGAaacctccatccccctcccccccacacctccccggAGCCCTGAACTGGATCGGGGAGTGAAGTGACCCCAGCCCTGATGCTGGAGAACAGGTCCCCACATGATGATCATGTCTTGTGTTGAGTCACACACCCTGCAACGACTGTGGGGGGAGAGCCCCCTCCtcgcagcacagcacagcacagcgccccctggtgccgcacaggggtcagcactgactgccaggggagagcgccccgtACTgatcccccactccccacagcacagcgccccctagtgccccacaggggtcagcactgactgccaggggagagcgccccctactgagccccccccactccccacagcacagcaccccctagtgccgcacagggatcagcactgactgccaggggagagcgccccctactgcgcccccactccccacagcacagcgccccctggtgccgcacaggggtcagcactgactgccaggggagagcgccccgtACTtagccccccccactccccgcagcacagcaccccctactgcCGCacaggggtcagcactgactgccaggggagagcgccccgtACTGATtccccactccccgcagcacagtgccccctagtgccacacaggggtcagcactgactgccaggggagagcgccccctactgagcccccactccccgcagcacagtgccccctagagcCACACTGATTGTGGGGGAAAGCGCCCCCTATTGAGCCCccaagcctgctccctgcagcacagcaccccctagcaacGCACTGGGGTTAACACTGACTGTGAGCTCTGAATCAGCTCAACGAGgcatccggtggcaccttaaagactaacagatttttgggggcataagcttttgtgggttaaaacccacttcttcagctgcatcagCTCTGTCACTTCCCTTAGCTCTCAGTGACCTACTTCACCCGGTGTGCTGGTGTGGGCTGAGGAAAGCCCAGCCCTGCACACTTCTAAAAGCGTAGAAATGTGGTGCGGGGAGGGCTCTTGAGAGGTCACCAAATCCAGCCCCTGCATTCAAGTTTGTGATGCCTCAAAAGCAGATTGGACCCCAGAGTCCTGAcgcccagcctcccccaccccgaactccACAAGCaagccaggatagaacccaggagtcctggttcccagtcccccaagctctaaccactagagctCCCTGAGCCACAATagagtcctggcttccagttcccccccccccccaacccactagACCCCCGCTCCTCTCCCAGAGGCAGGGACCGAATCCCCCTTTCATTGACCCAACCCAACTAATAAACGTTTGAAAGCTTTTCACGACTTCCTGAGGTTGAACAGGAACTCTGGGTGTCAGATGAATTTTCCACACCTGTGAAGTGGTTTATTGCAACTAGTTCCATGTATCATAGTCATGGGCTGTTGTTACACCAACGACTGATATATCTGCAGAGCTACTGACCAAAAAATGAGTCTGATGGTATGTAACCCTCAACCCATCGCCTCATGCGGGTGTTTCTGAGCAAAGATCTTGTTGCCTTGCGGTTCAGAGACAAGATGGTATCAGGCCGTGAATTCAAAGGATGGTATTTTTAGTACTATCAGCAGAAACCTGAGTCAGATCAGGCCTCCCTGTTGtgtcaggtgctgcacagaccctggcCGAGATCGGGGGCCCTCCTTTGTGTCGGGTGTTGCTCAGACTCAGAACGACAGCCAACCTCTGCCTTATTTACACACTAAATAGACAAGggatgggaggagaaactgaggcacagagagaggatgTTTCTTGCCTAAGGACTCATGGCAGatcaggggcagagccagggatggaaccgaGGAGTCCTGATGCCCAACCTCCCCAGTATTctaacccactcccctccccgagccggggatagaacccaggaatcctggctcccagcccccactgctctaaccactagacccccccactgccctctcagagctgggagaGACCCCAGGAACATTGACTGGGTAGTGCTACCCAAATAACAACCTTTGTATTACATCAGGTGAGGAGCTGGCCTGGCCTGTCTTCTGCACTGCCAGTGGGATGAGGCGGTTATTGGGCAGAACGGGTGCTGCTCTGTATTCACGGCACCTACAGCTGGTAACCGCATGAGTCCATGGGGCAAGGGCCAGCGGCGTGggccctgggagcagggcagtTCCTGTCTTTCTAGTCTAGGACCTGGAATCGAAATGCCCACAAGGGGGCAGCAGTGTGCTCCCATTAATACAGCATGGGAATGGGAGTCCAGCATGAAGACCTTCCCCTTTAAATGCCCTTTGAAGGGGAAGTGACCCTGAAATTTGGACTCTGGCAGTGAGAAATGGTATCCTTAAGGGGGACGTTTCCCTGAGGATCAAAGTCTGGCAGTGAGAAATTCCACCCTTAAAGGGCAAGTCTCCATGCTGGATGGAGTCTGGCAGGGATAAACTGCACCTGTGAAGGGCGTGTCCCGTGACATAGGAGGGGCACAAGAAGGTAAGGCAGCAGTGTTTGGCAGTAAGAAATTCCCCTTTAAGAGCAAATTAAAGGGGAAACACCTATGAGGACCAGAATCTGGCAGAGAGAAATGTTTGGCAATGAAAAATTCCTCTTTAAGAGCAAATTCAAGGGGTAGTGTCCAGGAGGACCAAAGTCTGGCAGTGAGAAACTCTGCTCTTAAAGGGGAAGAATCCACAAGGCCCAGAATCTGGCAGTGAGAAATGTTTGGCAGTGAGAAACTCTTCTTTAAGAGCAAATTAAAGGGGAGGTGTCCATGAGGACCTGCTCTTAAAGAGAAAGTGTCCATGAGCGTGAGTCTGACAGTAAAACGCTGCTCTTAAAGAGCAAGTATCCATGAGAAACCATGTCTGGCAGAGAGAAACTCCACCCTTAAAGGGAAAGCACCCACAAGGGCAGTGGTACTGCATCAGTGAGGGCTAAGGGGATGCAGCTTGGTATGGACCCTGTCCAGGGGGTGTCAGCTGGTGCATGGCCCCGTCCTGCttggccccctccccacctgcctgAAGCTGCCTTAGCTCCACGCCCTCTCCTGCCACTGTGTccttgtctaggtccctctgggaGGGCGACTTCTTGTGCACCTCCCCGGAGGCCCCCTCGAAGAACTGGGCAATGAACTTGGCCCCTGAGGTCTTGATCAGATCCCCGGCGGCGAAGACATAGAGGACGGGGTTAATGCTGCTGCTGAGGAAGGCCAGGGCGGTGGCCCCCGCCCGGCCAGCCTTCCACGCGTGGCCCAGGCTCTCCGCCGCCCTCTCCGAGGCCATGTTGGAGGCCACCTGCAGCACGTTGACCACATGGTAAGGCACCCAGAGGGCGGCGAAGCAAAGCACCACGGCGGCGATGAGCTTCCCCGTCCGTGCTCCCCGGCGGTGCCACCGCCGCCCCCGCAGCCGCACCAAGATGGCGGAGTAGCAGCCCACAATGACTGCAAAGGGCACCACAAAGGCCACCACCGTCTCCATGGTGAAGTGGAAGACAGCCAGGCCCGGTGTGGCGTGGCACGGCTCGCAGATCTGCCACCGCCCGGACGGGTCTGACAGGAGCTGGCGATACACGAAGGCCGGGACGGCCAACAAGATGGCCACTGCCCAGATGGCGGCCAAGATCTTGACCACCAGGCGCTTCTTGCGGATGGCTTGGGAGAGGTAGGGCCGGCTGACGGCCAAGCACCGGTCCACGCTCATGAGCGTGATGATGAAGATGCTGGCATACATGTTGACACAGCAGAGGTAGTAGACGCCTTTGCAGACGATGGGGCCAAAGAGCCAGGTCTTGAaagtgaggaagaggatgaagaagGGCGTGAGCAGGAGGACGGCCCCATCGGCCATGGCCAGGTTGAGGACCAGCAGGCAGGTGACCGAACggcagctgggcttcatcttccACAGGATGCTCCACACCACGAAGAGGTTGCCCGGCAGCCCGATCAGAGCGGCCAGGAGGAGGAAAACTATCCCGGTCACACTGGAGACCGAGGACGTCAGGAGGGTGACGTTGCTGGAGGTGTGCAGGCAGCTGTTCATGGTGGCATCGGGCGCGGGACCAGGACAGGTttccctgtgggggagggaggagatgaggTTAGAAGGGCTGAGATATAACAGAGGGGGTGACATCTagtgatagatagataggtagatagatagattagatagaagGGATGTatggggagagagagtgagagagtgtatggggatggatggatggcaagACAGAGAGACAGGTATTTATGGggatagaccagtggttcccaaactttaacaacctgtgaacccctttcactaacatgtcaagtctcacgaaccccTTCCTGAaagtgaatatttccagggattttctcctttacctgagtataaattataaaagcagtgagcttggaaatataacatttgtttttatgacatgcttattacacagtatttattattaattattatttatcatgacagcatttttattacattacgaaaacggcaacactcttccaagatctcccTTTCGTAGCTTgaatcactttgaataagcctgttacaaGACAAGGCTCCTGTGTTTCATCAGGGAGtgtcagggtacgtcttcactacccgccgtatcggcgtagacgcgatatatcgatccccgaacgcgctcctgtcgactctggaactccaccaacccgaacggcggtagcagagtcgacatggggagctgcggacatcgatcccgcgccgtgaggacagtaggtaattcgatataagatacttcgacttcagctacgttattcacatagctgaagttgcgtctcttagatcgattttcccccgtagtgtagaccagccctcagatgtgaaacagcaggaagggatttaagaagccaactcaaagagttcctcctacccaagcattcaggtcttgagcagtccaggcaaccAATGTATGTTAAAACAAACCTTAAACTTGGTCTTtatcataatttttaaaacaacactcgctgcctatttaatttttaaaacagcaaaaaatatccacctccctttccatttcttctaaggagtcttgaagttttaatctcctcagtgtgatagatatgctcgCTTTGATCtgcatagctcttggaagtccaggggctccgggctgctggccccatgctgcctggggtccctagggacagctctggccgccattagggaatttttgtccgagaaccccctgtaacatttcacaaacccccaggggttcctGAACCCCAGCTTGGGAACCACTGGGATAGATTGATGGATAGATGGAAGAACACAGGAGGTTTGTACGGGAAGATAGATTAGAAACAGAAAGTGCATtttccagaaagaaagaaagaaagacccacagatctgccaatgcccctcaatcctgccaTGCAGCCCCcttctatcccagccctgggctccccccccaactctgccagtgcccctcactcatgacccgcagccccctgccagcccagctctgccggtgcccctcactcccaacccaacGTACCCCACTGGGTGGCCTCCAATCCAGGCGGGCGTGTCCTGTCCTCTCCTAACCCAGTCCCTCCATGGccgggtgggggctggctggaagCTCGGCACGTCTGGACTGGAGCCGCTGAGTAATGGGGCCCCACAGCACGGGGCTGGGCGGAGGAGCAGCCAGGCGGGTTGGCAGGATCCCCCCAGCCGATCCCGTAGGCGCCCGGGGAGGGAAGGGTCGGGTGGGGACACACCTCGAAGTGCCCAGGGCTGGAAGAAGTGGTTTCTGGAGACTCTGTCAttcctcctctccccgccccgtTCCCGACACCCGCAGGGAAAAGATGACAGCGCAGGATGGGTG
This window encodes:
- the LTB4R gene encoding leukotriene B4 receptor 1, coding for MTNATFNATAQSGTLPPLPGAKLGLTVLSLAFILGFPGNVFVVWSALWRVQKRTITCLLILHLALADCAVLLTSPFFLRLLSVGQWEFGSVVCQLCHYVCGVSMYASISLITLMSLDRCLAVTKPFISQKIRTAMVVRSLVLAIWMVSFLLAVPVIFYRKLVLKGRHLLCDLSHPTIGHLVFHNLFETLTGFVLPFTAIIWSYCVIGRRLQDTRFRRKRRTNRLIVLIVAAFALFWLPYHMVNILDVAGALSHSKRLIMAGKMARPTLTALAFFSSSVNPILYAFSGGALIKSAGIGFMAKLFEGTASEMSSTRQGTGRTTQRREEAKLEMVQDGNPESITLSTNPLE
- the LTB4R2 gene encoding leukotriene B4 receptor 2 → MNSCLHTSSNVTLLTSSVSSVTGIVFLLLAALIGLPGNLFVVWSILWKMKPSCRSVTCLLVLNLAMADGAVLLLTPFFILFLTFKTWLFGPIVCKGVYYLCCVNMYASIFIITLMSVDRCLAVSRPYLSQAIRKKRLVVKILAAIWAVAILLAVPAFVYRQLLSDPSGRWQICEPCHATPGLAVFHFTMETVVAFVVPFAVIVGCYSAILVRLRGRRWHRRGARTGKLIAAVVLCFAALWVPYHVVNVLQVASNMASERAAESLGHAWKAGRAGATALAFLSSSINPVLYVFAAGDLIKTSGAKFIAQFFEGASGEVHKKSPSQRDLDKDTVAGEGVELRQLQAGGEGAKQDGAMHQLTPPGQGPYQAASP